A genomic stretch from Thermonema lapsum includes:
- a CDS encoding DUF423 domain-containing protein: MKKWIGVVAALLAGTAVALGAFGAHALRESLQQAGRFDTYETAVRYQFYHALALFVLYLLQSHLPWRRLQWVAACFSLGVLLFCGSLYVICFTGVSAWGAVAPLGGTLFIAGWLLLAFYVWKN, encoded by the coding sequence ATGAAAAAATGGATAGGAGTGGTAGCCGCTTTACTGGCAGGCACCGCTGTGGCTTTAGGAGCCTTTGGTGCCCATGCTCTGAGAGAAAGCCTTCAGCAAGCCGGTCGTTTCGATACTTACGAAACAGCCGTGCGGTATCAATTCTATCATGCTTTGGCATTATTCGTGTTGTACTTGTTGCAGAGCCATTTGCCTTGGCGTCGCTTGCAGTGGGTGGCTGCCTGCTTTAGCTTGGGAGTCCTTTTATTCTGTGGGTCTTTGTATGTCATTTGCTTTACGGGAGTGAGTGCATGGGGGGCGGTGGCACCCTTGGGGGGCACGCTCTTTATAGCAGGCTGGCTTTTGCTTGCTTTTTATGTTTGGAAAAACTAA
- a CDS encoding RsmB/NOP family class I SAM-dependent RNA methyltransferase, with translation MRLHRNLIEGIIEVLQSVFQDRIYSDKAIESIFKRNKQWGVRDRAFVAEHSYNIIRNHKRLRYALGMNTRDELQETHTDALRRMTGAYFMLLLKELPAWDLFGNLPSYEQLHRRYEAPPHPSIAYSVSDWLWQYGCRQMGEASWQRELDAMNRQADVFLRVNSLKTSMEELRERLLQEGFATEAVEGVPSALKLAARGNVFRTKAFQEGLFEVQDAGSQRIAPFLEAAPGMRVIDACAGGGGKTLHLAALMQNKGHIIAMDVESWKLKELRKRARRNGVFNVETRLIESKTLKRLYNSADRLLLDVPCSGSGVLRRNPDAKWRITDSFMEEVKAKQQMILEHYPQMLKVGGKMVYATCSVFAEENRKQIEEFLALNPHFELEAEELLLPSFHGWDGFYMARLRKKSR, from the coding sequence GTGAGACTGCACAGAAACCTCATTGAAGGGATTATCGAAGTACTTCAAAGCGTATTTCAAGACCGGATATATAGCGATAAAGCCATAGAGAGTATTTTCAAACGCAATAAGCAATGGGGCGTCCGAGACCGGGCTTTCGTAGCCGAGCACAGCTACAACATCATCAGAAATCACAAACGTCTGCGCTATGCTTTGGGCATGAATACCCGCGACGAATTGCAAGAAACCCACACTGATGCACTGCGGCGTATGACTGGTGCTTATTTTATGCTTTTGCTAAAAGAATTGCCCGCTTGGGATTTATTTGGCAATTTGCCTTCCTATGAGCAGTTGCACCGGCGCTATGAAGCCCCGCCCCATCCTTCTATTGCCTACAGTGTGTCTGACTGGCTGTGGCAGTATGGTTGTCGCCAAATGGGCGAAGCCAGCTGGCAACGCGAATTGGATGCCATGAACCGGCAGGCGGATGTTTTTTTGCGCGTCAATTCGCTTAAAACAAGCATGGAAGAGCTGCGCGAGCGCCTGCTTCAAGAAGGCTTTGCCACAGAAGCAGTAGAAGGAGTACCCTCGGCATTGAAGCTTGCGGCACGCGGCAATGTCTTTCGCACCAAAGCCTTTCAAGAAGGGCTCTTCGAGGTACAAGATGCAGGTTCACAGCGCATCGCCCCGTTTCTGGAGGCTGCCCCGGGCATGCGGGTCATCGATGCCTGTGCTGGCGGTGGCGGCAAAACCTTGCATTTGGCAGCACTCATGCAGAACAAAGGACACATCATTGCGATGGATGTGGAATCATGGAAGCTCAAGGAGCTACGGAAGCGTGCCCGACGCAATGGGGTCTTCAATGTAGAAACTCGCTTGATTGAAAGTAAAACTTTGAAACGGCTGTACAACAGCGCCGACCGCCTGCTGCTGGATGTACCTTGCAGCGGTTCAGGGGTGCTGCGCCGCAATCCCGATGCCAAGTGGCGCATCACAGACTCGTTTATGGAAGAGGTGAAAGCCAAACAGCAAATGATACTGGAACACTATCCGCAAATGCTCAAAGTGGGGGGCAAGATGGTATATGCCACTTGCAGTGTGTTTGCCGAAGAGAACCGCAAGCAGATAGAAGAATTTTTGGCGCTCAACCCTCATTTTGAATTGGAAGCCGAAGAGCTCCTATTGCCCTCTTTCCACGGATGGGATGGTTTTTATATGGCACGCTTGCGCAAGAAAAGCCGCTAA
- a CDS encoding DsrE family protein: MKNIMLIIVLFISLLSNTSYAQQTDTKEHKVVIQLTTGDTLAYRALVKQLGNMTKIWPNAKIEVIIHNKGIAMMKKESSNVAEEIATLTKKGVRFVVCEFTMQQLKLEKKDILDDAFYTPYGLIAIVTKQEEGYSYLKAGF, from the coding sequence ATGAAAAACATCATGCTAATTATAGTGCTATTTATTAGCTTATTGAGTAATACAAGTTATGCTCAACAAACGGATACAAAAGAACACAAAGTAGTAATACAACTAACTACCGGTGATACATTAGCTTACAGAGCTCTTGTAAAACAATTGGGCAATATGACTAAAATATGGCCTAATGCAAAAATTGAAGTTATAATTCACAACAAAGGTATTGCTATGATGAAAAAAGAAAGCAGTAATGTTGCTGAAGAAATTGCAACACTTACCAAAAAAGGAGTTCGTTTTGTAGTATGTGAATTTACCATGCAGCAATTAAAATTAGAAAAAAAAGATATACTAGATGACGCCTTTTACACTCCTTATGGATTAATTGCCATTGTAACAAAACAAGAAGAAGGCTACTCCTATTTAAAAGCAGGATTTTAA
- a CDS encoding bifunctional metallophosphatase/5'-nucleotidase: protein MTKQRRTFLKQLGTLAVGAGVLSANPILAAINNENEDISVEENKDPNNVVTLNILQTTDVHCQIHPHDELFWENNQAVFRKTGGYAHLATYFKKERKKNKNTFIIDTGDMFQGSELSVKTTGKAMIPILNALNYDLFLPGNWEVVYYKQNMQKLMGALNAPKICANMYHDLGNGKKGELIFQPYYIWHVAGVKIGFIGYTDPLVPIRQSPNYSKGIIYTAPEENLAHYVDVLRNQEQCAYVIIIAHLGLSQQIHLSNLPECQGVDYILGGDTHERVRKPIQGKYAKVVEPGAFGSFVGKLELKIQNGKVISDTYELVEINADKIEADKNILKIIKENESPFEKNIYNVIGYSTIPLYRYFVVENPIDTMILDALKWKLGNDIDIVLSNGFRFCPPRTTRDKTGNIPITEGYIFDMLPVDSTIRTGSVTGKQIKDWLEKELNNVFAKKASERFGGWVIKFKGMEMSFKAFEEYGKRVQEVKVAGQPLDESKTYRIAACERDGDPEDMLCRIKGVKNVKNTPYTLHSVMKEYLQNNSPVTPVPPQAAKILDAPQTLLTQVFGVDYEFR from the coding sequence ATGACAAAGCAACGTAGAACATTTTTAAAACAATTGGGTACTCTTGCAGTTGGAGCAGGAGTACTATCAGCTAATCCCATTTTAGCAGCTATAAATAATGAAAATGAAGATATTTCGGTTGAAGAAAACAAAGACCCGAATAATGTTGTAACATTAAATATATTGCAAACAACTGATGTTCATTGTCAAATTCATCCTCATGATGAATTATTCTGGGAAAACAATCAGGCTGTATTTAGAAAAACAGGAGGATATGCACATCTTGCTACCTATTTTAAAAAAGAAAGAAAGAAAAACAAAAACACCTTTATTATCGATACAGGTGATATGTTTCAGGGGAGTGAATTATCTGTAAAAACAACAGGTAAAGCAATGATCCCAATATTAAATGCCTTGAATTACGATTTGTTCCTGCCAGGAAACTGGGAAGTAGTTTATTATAAACAAAACATGCAAAAATTGATGGGCGCTCTAAACGCACCAAAAATTTGTGCAAATATGTATCACGATTTAGGTAACGGGAAAAAAGGAGAATTAATATTTCAGCCTTATTATATTTGGCATGTAGCAGGAGTAAAAATAGGATTCATTGGTTATACAGATCCGCTTGTACCAATACGTCAATCACCCAATTACAGTAAAGGAATTATTTATACTGCACCAGAAGAAAATCTTGCACACTATGTTGATGTATTACGCAATCAAGAGCAATGTGCTTATGTAATAATTATTGCGCATTTAGGGTTATCGCAACAAATACATTTATCAAACCTTCCAGAATGCCAGGGAGTAGATTATATATTAGGTGGCGATACACACGAAAGAGTAAGAAAACCAATACAAGGTAAGTATGCCAAAGTAGTTGAGCCCGGAGCTTTTGGTTCGTTTGTTGGCAAATTGGAATTAAAAATTCAAAACGGAAAAGTTATTTCTGATACTTATGAATTGGTAGAAATTAATGCAGATAAAATTGAGGCAGACAAAAACATTTTAAAGATTATAAAAGAAAACGAAAGCCCGTTTGAAAAAAACATTTACAATGTAATTGGGTACAGTACAATTCCATTATACCGCTATTTTGTTGTAGAAAATCCCATTGATACAATGATTTTGGATGCTCTAAAATGGAAATTAGGAAATGATATAGATATAGTTCTTTCAAACGGATTCCGTTTTTGTCCGCCAAGAACTACCAGAGATAAAACAGGAAATATTCCGATAACAGAAGGATATATTTTTGATATGCTACCGGTTGACAGCACCATAAGAACAGGCAGTGTAACAGGTAAACAAATAAAAGACTGGCTAGAAAAAGAATTAAATAATGTATTTGCAAAAAAAGCATCAGAACGTTTTGGCGGTTGGGTTATTAAATTTAAAGGCATGGAAATGTCGTTTAAAGCATTTGAAGAATATGGTAAGCGTGTACAGGAAGTTAAAGTTGCAGGTCAGCCTTTAGATGAAAGTAAAACATATCGTATTGCCGCATGCGAACGCGATGGCGATCCTGAAGATATGTTGTGCCGAATTAAAGGTGTAAAAAATGTAAAAAACACACCATATACACTTCATTCAGTAATGAAAGAGTATTTACAAAATAATTCTCCTGTAACACCTGTTCCACCTCAGGCAGCAAAAATTTTAGATGCACCACAAACGCTATTAACCCAAGTGTTTGGAGTGGATTATGAATTCAGATAA
- a CDS encoding TlpA family protein disulfide reductase, with amino-acid sequence MKNWFKKIPSWLFAVLLLLVLYSTGTLPSFIGGMQRLILWTGLMDARPQKMEAAPVLQEHWQLQTADGRQLALQTLKGKVLVINLWATWCPPCVAELPGLRRLQARIEQEGKENIHLLLVNIEEQKHKDKVLRFAKKKDIYSITYFPLSPIPALLQSKAIPATFVFSPSGQLVYRREGMANYDNQAFWEFLLSLE; translated from the coding sequence ATGAAAAACTGGTTTAAAAAAATTCCTTCTTGGCTGTTTGCTGTCTTGCTGCTGCTGGTCTTGTATTCTACAGGCACTTTGCCCTCTTTTATAGGCGGCATGCAACGCCTCATTTTATGGACGGGTCTTATGGATGCTCGCCCCCAAAAAATGGAAGCAGCTCCCGTTTTGCAGGAACACTGGCAACTTCAGACCGCCGACGGCAGGCAGCTTGCCCTGCAAACACTCAAGGGCAAGGTGCTTGTCATCAACCTGTGGGCTACGTGGTGTCCGCCTTGTGTGGCAGAGTTGCCAGGTTTGCGGCGTTTGCAGGCACGCATCGAGCAGGAAGGAAAAGAAAACATCCATCTCCTGTTGGTCAACATAGAAGAGCAAAAGCACAAGGACAAAGTGCTGCGTTTTGCGAAGAAAAAAGACATCTATTCAATTACTTACTTCCCTCTTTCGCCCATACCAGCTTTGTTGCAGTCGAAGGCAATTCCCGCCACTTTTGTGTTCTCGCCCTCAGGGCAGTTGGTTTACCGCAGGGAAGGAATGGCAAATTACGACAATCAAGCATTTTGGGAGTTTTTGCTGTCGTTGGAATAA
- a CDS encoding sensor histidine kinase, with the protein MMHPFAKKIRLRMLVLCAVGILMLLLAWLLPSEATRRSLIDAGIDRQIQNNVLHAFEKAQAEADRIRLTFQNNNQAALAQIIEEQPYPFYVFKNRTLFFWSDFSFVPTYEHLKGQYRYRLLSLSRGLFLAYHDEFLTGGKAHIETYVLIPLYRRYPVENNYLHSGLNTDIIPISRWEDVRINPPLTSDVVEVKAPNGQVVFNYVIMPSTREMLNKVLVQRIAIGIACVGLVLLTWGLWLSRFYWIRKQLFEFFWAAFVLYLLLCRGVMTHYRWLSTLTGWELFDSKLYASSMLTPSLGDLLVNALLLAWLVLSLRVHIPHTFFIHRIHRTHRLFAFVWATCLALLSYVSIGLVVYFVSTLYLDATISLDISTQLNFSWVRFIALFIFLLFSFIYFLITNLCARVFSRLLGQHPLLMMLSFSAATLLTISLSYQVSFYHPWVVFVHGVFFLLSIFTKLPNYLFHLRYRTTLYLFIGAVVCAFTGAYVIRLYSQERMLTNKLSYAESLLAERDFYTEFLLKEVYEKIRKDYNIQEYLRSPFLPKQLIKQRIRRIHLNNQFDNYQVRILLFDTHGNTLDKSFSGKINDYLQRYAQKQFQTEVPFLYFINEQQAVEYKISPNLLRAYILKIPVKYQGMLVGYVILELKQKKDLPYNVYPELMVDSRFRMPQEAQNYSYSVWMGRRLLYSYGQYNYEKDFNSRLLSQAALYQNGIESNGFHHIAVLERAKQNRDMPPKIVVVSSPAYQLSRSFTNFSFLLLMLILFSGSLFVLLSRKRLTFQRLSFTAKIQLYLNFAFFVPLLIVSVFTLSFMKNSYEEDLRRSFLQQANNAMLSLSGSLQLFDNEELQLNALQQELAILSRYGQVDINLFHPEGSLIASSQPNIFENGLISPLINPKALVAIRDLRFKNILLEEQIGKLRYQSVYVAIKSFEDGKLLGILSIPFFEAQDEQSQKLSDLLAIIINIFTITFSVFLLLSQVVSRSLTKPLEMIAQKLRKTTFQDYNEPLEWDSDDEIGLLVSEYNRMLLNLESSKKALAQSEKESAWREMAKQVAHEIKNPLTPMKLTLQQLERRMQSDHISKENLQRMLQRTISSLLQQIDTLSDIATSFSTFAKMPSPRLAPFDIANTLRNIVELHRSQNKKVFFLTNIAPGTFKVMGDDRLTGRILTNLILNAIQAVPEERTPQIMVSLYRTENNMIRIEVRDNGSGIPEEIRKRIFTPSFTTKASGSGIGLAVAKRGIEQMNGRIWFESKEGEGTCFFIELPPLS; encoded by the coding sequence ATGATGCATCCTTTTGCAAAGAAGATACGGCTTCGCATGTTGGTTTTATGCGCAGTGGGTATACTGATGCTACTTTTGGCATGGCTGCTTCCGTCGGAAGCGACACGCCGCTCTTTAATAGATGCGGGCATAGACCGCCAGATTCAGAACAATGTATTGCATGCCTTTGAAAAAGCACAGGCAGAAGCTGACCGCATAAGACTCACTTTTCAAAACAACAATCAAGCGGCATTGGCTCAAATCATTGAAGAACAACCCTACCCTTTTTACGTGTTCAAAAACCGGACACTCTTCTTCTGGTCTGATTTCAGCTTTGTACCTACCTACGAACACCTCAAAGGGCAATACCGCTACCGTCTGCTTAGTTTGAGCAGAGGGCTTTTTCTTGCCTATCACGACGAATTTTTGACCGGGGGCAAAGCCCACATAGAAACTTATGTTCTGATTCCGCTTTACAGGCGTTACCCCGTAGAAAACAACTACCTGCATTCAGGACTCAATACCGACATCATACCCATAAGCCGGTGGGAAGACGTGCGCATCAACCCGCCCTTAACGAGCGATGTGGTAGAGGTAAAAGCACCCAATGGTCAAGTGGTATTCAATTATGTGATTATGCCCAGCACCCGTGAGATGTTGAATAAAGTCTTGGTGCAACGCATCGCCATTGGCATTGCCTGTGTGGGCTTAGTTTTGCTGACTTGGGGGCTGTGGCTGAGCCGTTTCTACTGGATACGAAAACAGCTGTTTGAGTTTTTTTGGGCTGCTTTCGTGCTGTATCTGCTGCTTTGCCGCGGTGTGATGACGCATTATCGTTGGTTGAGTACACTCACCGGCTGGGAACTGTTCGACTCCAAGCTATACGCTTCTTCTATGCTTACCCCCTCGCTGGGCGACCTGCTGGTAAACGCCCTGCTGCTGGCATGGCTGGTGCTTTCGCTGCGAGTGCACATACCTCACACTTTCTTTATTCACCGAATACACCGGACTCATCGCCTCTTTGCCTTTGTATGGGCGACCTGCCTTGCCTTGTTGTCTTATGTATCCATCGGCTTAGTTGTGTACTTTGTTAGCACGCTGTATTTGGACGCTACCATCTCTCTGGACATAAGCACACAACTCAACTTTTCATGGGTACGCTTCATTGCCTTGTTTATTTTCTTGCTGTTTAGCTTCATTTATTTTTTGATAACCAATCTCTGTGCGCGGGTGTTTTCCCGCCTGTTGGGGCAGCACCCGCTCCTGATGATGCTTTCGTTTAGTGCTGCCACACTACTTACCATCTCTTTGAGCTATCAAGTGTCGTTTTATCATCCTTGGGTGGTTTTTGTTCATGGTGTATTCTTTTTGTTGAGTATTTTCACCAAGCTACCCAACTATTTATTTCATCTGCGCTACCGCACTACCCTCTATTTGTTCATAGGGGCTGTGGTGTGTGCTTTCACGGGGGCTTACGTCATAAGGCTTTACAGCCAAGAACGTATGCTCACCAACAAGTTGAGTTATGCCGAATCGCTACTAGCAGAACGAGACTTTTACACCGAATTTCTCCTGAAAGAAGTATATGAGAAAATCAGGAAAGACTACAATATACAAGAGTATTTGCGTTCCCCTTTCCTACCCAAGCAGCTTATCAAACAAAGAATACGGCGCATTCACCTCAACAACCAATTCGATAATTATCAAGTGCGCATACTGCTGTTCGATACCCATGGCAATACACTGGACAAAAGTTTTTCAGGTAAGATAAATGACTATCTGCAACGGTACGCCCAAAAGCAATTTCAAACGGAAGTGCCTTTTCTATATTTCATCAATGAACAACAAGCCGTAGAGTATAAAATCAGTCCTAACTTGCTGCGCGCTTATATACTGAAAATACCAGTCAAGTATCAAGGGATGCTGGTGGGCTATGTTATCCTTGAACTCAAGCAGAAAAAAGACCTGCCTTACAATGTGTATCCCGAATTGATGGTGGACAGCCGTTTTCGCATGCCGCAGGAAGCTCAAAATTACAGCTATTCGGTGTGGATGGGGCGACGCCTTTTGTACAGCTACGGACAATATAACTACGAAAAAGATTTCAACTCTCGCCTATTGAGCCAAGCAGCACTCTATCAAAATGGCATCGAGAGCAATGGCTTCCACCATATAGCCGTCTTGGAAAGAGCTAAGCAAAACCGCGACATGCCTCCCAAAATAGTGGTGGTGTCGTCGCCTGCCTACCAACTGAGTCGCAGTTTTACGAACTTTTCTTTTCTGCTGCTAATGCTGATTCTTTTCAGCGGCTCTTTGTTTGTGCTGCTCAGCAGAAAACGTCTTACTTTTCAGCGCCTGTCCTTCACTGCCAAAATACAGCTTTATCTCAACTTTGCCTTTTTCGTGCCACTGCTCATAGTAAGCGTCTTCACGCTCAGCTTCATGAAAAACTCTTACGAAGAAGACCTGCGGCGCTCCTTCCTGCAGCAAGCCAACAACGCCATGCTCAGCCTCAGCGGCAGCCTTCAACTGTTCGACAACGAAGAGCTGCAACTCAATGCTTTGCAACAAGAATTGGCTATATTGAGTCGCTACGGACAGGTGGACATCAACTTGTTTCATCCAGAGGGCAGCCTGATTGCCTCCAGTCAGCCCAATATCTTTGAAAATGGGCTTATTTCGCCTCTCATCAATCCCAAAGCTTTGGTGGCTATTCGTGACCTACGCTTCAAAAATATATTGCTGGAAGAACAAATCGGGAAGCTGCGTTATCAATCAGTATATGTAGCCATCAAATCGTTCGAAGACGGTAAATTGCTGGGTATTTTAAGCATTCCCTTCTTCGAAGCGCAAGACGAGCAAAGTCAGAAGCTCAGCGACTTACTGGCTATCATCATCAATATTTTCACCATTACCTTCAGTGTGTTTTTATTGTTATCGCAAGTAGTCTCGCGTAGCCTCACCAAGCCACTGGAGATGATAGCTCAAAAGCTAAGAAAAACCACTTTCCAAGATTACAATGAACCCCTCGAATGGGATTCAGATGATGAAATAGGGCTGTTGGTGAGTGAATACAACCGCATGCTACTCAATTTGGAAAGCAGTAAGAAAGCGCTGGCACAAAGTGAAAAAGAATCGGCTTGGCGTGAGATGGCTAAACAAGTAGCCCACGAAATCAAAAACCCACTTACTCCCATGAAATTAACTCTTCAGCAGCTCGAAAGACGCATGCAGAGCGACCACATAAGCAAGGAAAATCTGCAACGTATGCTGCAACGCACCATTTCGAGCTTATTGCAACAAATAGACACCCTCAGCGATATCGCCACTTCATTTTCCACTTTCGCCAAAATGCCTTCGCCGCGCTTGGCTCCTTTCGATATTGCCAACACTCTGCGCAACATCGTAGAACTGCACCGCAGCCAAAACAAAAAGGTATTCTTTTTGACCAACATAGCCCCTGGTACTTTCAAGGTGATGGGCGACGACCGACTGACAGGACGTATCTTGACCAACCTGATACTGAATGCCATCCAAGCAGTGCCCGAAGAGCGCACCCCACAAATTATGGTGTCGCTTTATCGCACCGAAAATAACATGATTCGCATAGAGGTGCGCGACAACGGAAGCGGCATCCCCGAAGAAATTCGAAAACGCATTTTTACCCCCAGCTTCACCACCAAAGCCAGCGGCTCGGGTATTGGCTTAGCAGTTGCCAAACGGGGTATAGAACAGATGAACGGGCGCATATGGTTTGAAAGCAAAGAAGGAGAAGGCACATGTTTTTTCATAGAATTGCCACCGCTCTCCTAA
- the dnaG gene encoding DNA primase → MSIPENVIRQIQEAADVVEVIQDYLSLKKKGKDYVALCPFHHEKTPSFTVSPAKQIYKCFGCGKGGDAISFVMEIEGISFVEAVRRLAERYKIPLPEEAEHTSKEALEAAEEASRRKESILIALQFAQQTYSRFLWETEEGQAVGLSYFKQRGLREATIRKFELGYAPDTWDAFTQAALKAGYQADILQAADLTYCSDKTQNLYDRFRNRAIFPIHNSSGKVIAFAGRTFSTDKKVAKYINSADTPVYDKSKVLYGLHLAKQSIRQQDKCYIVEGYMDVMSLHQAGIENVVATSGTSLTVEQVRLLRRFTENITILYDGDEAGIKAALRGIDLLLEENVNVRLVLMPPGEDPDSYLLKVGASAFVDYLSQKEEDFLHFKARHLLPPGTADPLAKAQAIRELAASIARMGDRLKRRMYIRQLSQDLNVEEEWVIDEVNTILFREKRGLPLQREAAKEVPEVSDSVVSPLTSAFIDMAQYRQERDLLFLLLSFAGEQLEDERFFAEYILEEISDITIEHEPFKSMLAEFCHALEKGEILSLDYFLHHPQEAFKQAVIDMLTALGEPSAGWERYEIFIKKPEDTFTDNAYKNILRLKHRFLKKKEKKLLDAMKEAAKANDMEQQMLLLKQMQENKALLSRLSDILKNVTG, encoded by the coding sequence ATGTCTATTCCCGAAAACGTCATACGACAGATACAAGAAGCCGCCGACGTCGTGGAGGTCATTCAAGACTACCTCAGCCTGAAGAAAAAAGGCAAAGACTATGTAGCCTTGTGCCCTTTCCATCATGAAAAGACCCCTTCATTTACTGTTTCACCTGCAAAGCAAATCTACAAGTGCTTTGGATGCGGCAAAGGGGGCGATGCTATCTCTTTTGTCATGGAGATAGAAGGCATCAGTTTTGTGGAAGCTGTACGCCGCCTGGCAGAGCGCTATAAAATACCACTGCCCGAAGAAGCAGAACATACCAGCAAGGAAGCATTAGAGGCAGCCGAAGAAGCAAGCCGCCGGAAAGAAAGCATCCTTATTGCCTTGCAGTTTGCACAACAGACTTACAGCCGGTTTTTGTGGGAAACAGAAGAGGGGCAGGCAGTTGGGCTATCTTACTTCAAACAAAGAGGATTGCGCGAAGCCACCATACGCAAGTTTGAGCTGGGGTATGCCCCCGACACATGGGACGCCTTCACACAAGCCGCTTTGAAAGCTGGCTATCAAGCCGACATATTGCAGGCGGCTGACCTCACATACTGCTCCGACAAAACACAAAACCTCTACGACCGCTTTCGCAATCGTGCTATCTTCCCTATTCACAATTCCTCCGGCAAGGTGATTGCCTTTGCTGGACGCACCTTCAGCACCGATAAGAAAGTAGCCAAATACATCAACTCTGCCGATACCCCAGTATATGACAAAAGCAAGGTGCTGTATGGGCTGCATCTTGCCAAACAAAGCATTCGGCAGCAAGACAAATGCTATATAGTAGAAGGCTACATGGACGTGATGAGCCTGCATCAAGCAGGCATTGAAAATGTGGTGGCTACTTCGGGCACCTCGCTCACCGTAGAACAAGTGCGCCTGCTGCGCCGCTTCACCGAAAACATAACCATCCTTTATGATGGCGATGAAGCCGGCATCAAGGCTGCTTTGCGGGGTATCGACCTGCTGTTGGAAGAAAACGTAAACGTGCGCTTGGTGCTCATGCCGCCGGGCGAAGACCCTGACAGTTATCTGCTTAAGGTCGGGGCATCTGCTTTTGTGGACTACCTCTCTCAAAAAGAAGAAGACTTTTTACATTTCAAGGCACGTCATCTTCTACCGCCCGGCACCGCAGACCCGCTTGCCAAAGCCCAAGCCATACGGGAACTGGCTGCTTCTATTGCCCGCATGGGCGATAGACTCAAGCGCCGCATGTACATACGGCAGCTTAGTCAAGACCTGAACGTAGAGGAAGAGTGGGTCATCGATGAGGTGAACACCATCCTCTTCCGAGAGAAAAGAGGTTTGCCCTTGCAGCGTGAAGCAGCCAAAGAAGTACCAGAGGTGTCTGACTCTGTCGTAAGCCCTCTGACCTCAGCTTTCATCGACATGGCGCAGTACCGCCAAGAACGCGACCTACTTTTCCTCTTACTCTCTTTTGCCGGAGAGCAGCTCGAAGATGAACGCTTTTTTGCAGAATATATACTCGAAGAAATTTCCGACATCACCATTGAGCATGAACCTTTCAAGAGCATGCTTGCGGAGTTTTGCCATGCCCTCGAAAAAGGCGAAATCCTCTCTTTGGACTACTTCCTGCATCATCCGCAGGAGGCTTTCAAACAGGCAGTAATAGACATGCTCACAGCGCTGGGAGAACCCTCCGCCGGATGGGAACGCTATGAAATATTCATAAAAAAGCCGGAAGATACCTTTACCGACAATGCCTACAAAAACATTTTGCGCTTGAAGCACCGATTCCTGAAGAAAAAAGAAAAAAAACTACTCGATGCCATGAAGGAAGCCGCCAAAGCCAATGACATGGAGCAACAGATGCTGCTGCTCAAGCAAATGCAAGAAAATAAAGCACTGTTGAGCCGCTTGTCAGATATCTTGAAAAACGTTACGGGTTGA
- a CDS encoding SDR family NAD(P)-dependent oxidoreductase, whose product MEKTYALITGASQGIGQAIAYELAQRGVSLLLVALPDSHLEQTCSRLQSLFPEIEVHALPADLTREEDIRAIAARCYQEGWALRYLINNAGMGFTGTYESYSYEFYEKVLQLNVMATARLTRLLLPLLRKHAPAYILNMASMAAYFQMPYKVIYSSSKAFVYHFSLSLREELRGSGVSVTVVCPGGVLTNPEVRQTIEHLGRLGAAFSLEPQVVARSAVKAMLRRKSEHVPGFWVSLYAKLRHLLPKSWVRRALGWVFRRKFAVQSNATYEKLV is encoded by the coding sequence ATGGAAAAAACGTATGCACTCATTACCGGCGCCAGCCAAGGCATAGGGCAAGCCATTGCTTATGAGTTGGCACAGCGGGGCGTGTCGCTGTTGTTGGTGGCTTTGCCCGACAGCCATCTGGAACAAACTTGCAGCCGTTTGCAGAGCCTTTTCCCCGAAATAGAGGTACATGCCTTGCCAGCTGACCTCACACGAGAAGAAGACATCCGGGCAATAGCCGCGCGCTGTTATCAAGAAGGATGGGCATTGCGCTATCTTATCAACAATGCGGGTATGGGCTTCACCGGAACGTATGAGTCTTACAGTTATGAGTTTTACGAAAAAGTGCTGCAATTGAATGTGATGGCAACAGCCCGCCTTACGCGTTTGTTGCTGCCTTTGCTGCGCAAGCACGCACCGGCTTATATCCTGAACATGGCGAGCATGGCGGCTTATTTTCAAATGCCCTATAAGGTGATTTACTCTTCTTCCAAAGCTTTTGTTTATCATTTTTCTTTGTCTTTGAGAGAGGAACTGCGTGGCAGTGGTGTATCGGTAACGGTGGTGTGTCCGGGCGGGGTGTTGACCAATCCCGAAGTACGCCAAACCATCGAACACTTAGGACGCTTGGGGGCTGCTTTCTCGCTGGAACCGCAGGTAGTGGCGCGCAGTGCAGTAAAGGCTATGCTGCGGCGCAAGAGCGAACATGTGCCCGGCTTCTGGGTGTCGCTATATGCGAAACTGCGCCACCTGTTGCCGAAAAGCTGGGTTCGCCGTGCTCTGGGATGGGTATTCAGAAGGAAATTTGCTGTTCAATCCAATGCAACTTATGAAAAACTGGTTTAA